The region taaaaaaaaaaatcaaacttttaggacacacatcagtttttaaggctcacatcgcgtgtcctaaaagaaattatttaaggactctcaatgagtgtcctaaaaagtctgggagctgtttttagggctcgcatctagGTGTGTGGTCTAATAAATGTCATAAAAAACTGTGTTTTGTTGTAGTGGATGACTCTAAATTTATATTAAAGAGATTTAATGTGGATTGATtgattgtgatgtgaatgagcatgagcatgataaatgtgaattatgcgttaaatctaaaatggtaaaaaaatatttttcaagttttgatAGATATTCAAACttgttagatttaatacatagtgatttatgtgaattgaatgacatgTTAACTAGATGATTGCAATAAGTTGCAATAACCTAacttaggctatcttaaagtgtggggtgccttgcttattgtaataataatattataatattttataatatttgaattcatattaatataattagtaaaaaattagaattctataatattatcataatgatattttataatattttaatttatattaatataattattaaatatttagtcttgtattatatattattataataatgatattttataacattttaatttgaatttaaatatatattaatataattattatacatGTAgtctaatattaaatattatcacaataatgatattttataatatttgaattgatattaatataatcaataaatatctattattaattagttttaaaggtatattacgttaaatatttagaacatttcgttaaagttaacaaaacaacccgttaaaatcaagaatttccgttatctgcatactttttatatagaagagatatgtaCATGTATTGAGtagataaaataataataaaaaatgattttttttgtaaacaaaataaaaatagaaaagaaatgatatatttattttaaaatagatatataattaaaaaaattattttaataaatgggatgtaatgacaaaaatacccaaaataatagCACAAATCACTAAACAccaaactaataaataaaatatgcctttattttgaaaaaactttaaAATATAGAAATATTTTTGTACACAATTAGAAAAAAGCCATAAATTAAGAAACATTTTAAAATGTCCATATTTATGAAAAGAAAGTAAAAAAAGTCATACCTCACATAATTTCCActtaaaattatgtatttaacTTACATTCAAGGCCCAATGGGGGCTGAAGCCCACGCtgaaaaaaaatacattaaaaaaaaatattactattttaattgaataattGTCTACCAAAATATTAAGAAAACCCCCAATACTTTTTTTATAACAATTAAGCCcccacaaaataaaacaaaaataataaaagcaaTTGTAATTGTTGTTTGAAATAGACAAGTGTAATTTTATAGTCATAAttggtatatatttttttattctaaaaCCCTACCAAGTAAAAATTCTAAAACCATgtagtaaaaaaaaaagttactttGCATTATTAGGAGTGGGACAAACAATCTTAAATTGTGGCAAAGAACTATTATATCGTCTcctataatattattattattaaatattttttattttagaattaTGGAAGGACAAaagattaaaaaattatgaattgaATGTAAATGAAAAATGATTACTAGGAGAGTGTGTAAGTGTTGAACATACTGCAATATTAAGTAAAATCTCTATTCGAGAATGACTTTCTTACTAAACTAATTTTATTCTAATTGAGAGGTTATAACTGAATAAAAGTATTGGTACAAAAAATTTCTAAACACCCAAAAGTATCAAATagaataaatacttaattttctcatttgtaatTATGACATATTTAAATATAACTTAAGTAATTCAAATGTATAATAAAtcattaattttctcatttgtataCAAATACAAAtgacataatatatatttatttgactgtatagataattattattatatggaAGTATCCTTTCTTAATGCGTGACTTAAAAAATCTATAACTAATTATATTTTAGATATTATTCTTATTTATAACTGGTCCAAAttgagacaatttttttttataataaaataaaggtTATTCTTATATAGAGGTTTTAgtgtaaatatatattaataaagatAGATCTTACATGCTGCTACATCAATAAATTTACATAACTGTATTTTGTGGTTCTCTTAAAACATTTTTTTAGTGCAATGTTGTAATAACAACTAAAAGTTGGACTTGATTGACCATAGTAAACAAACGACAACAGGTAATTACTTaatttttgttttgtatttttaattaattaagtccaACTTTGCTTCAAAGTAACACTAGTTGGAAAGTTTCCCTTGTTACAGCAGCAATGAAATCAATCATAAGattagaaagaagaaaaaaaatcatacaatatCATCACAATTTATAAAAGTAATTGGTCAATGAAATTTTCATGCTCATGATCACACCAGAGCAAGTAATTTCATAATTATGTCACAAAAATTTATCACCACAACAAACAAGTCCTACATTTGGCTCTCAATTATTGTACAAAATGGAAAATTGGGAGTTCTTGAGATTGATTTTGAATTGTAATTAGTAATAGTGATTAGTAAAACTTTCACAACAATGGATTGATTTAAAAATCTAAGGTATAGCTCAGACCTATTATGAAAAAACAGTAGAATAAGACACCCAATTGGCAATTAGACCCCAAACTAATAAAAAACAGAGGAaaccattatttttatttctgggttttgaacaaaataaaattataattagactatttattAGTTACAACAAATCCTATATATACGAACTTGGTCAACTTATATTAGTCCATAAAAATGAAGCAAGAAAAGAGAATCAAACAACATATGAATGAAgaattttacatatatatataatacgatgatccatatatatatatatatatctaaaattAACACAAGATTTTCTTAGCATAGAGAGTTAATTTTAGGGTAGTTTTAGAAGACATAGAGAGCCGCTAGTTCCTCTAAGGAGTCAGAGGCAAGAGTAACTGGATCTGCATTCTCCAACATCCAGAGAAGGTGATCAAAGAGAACCACTTCACACTTGACCACCAAAACGTCGTCGTTTCCCTTACGACCAGCAACTTTGGACTTTTCTAGTAGAGCTGCTAACAAAGGATGGCTCAAATACTTGGTGCTTATCACATACCTCTTTCTCGAGCTTCCCACGAAGATTGTAGCATTtctagtaggagtagcagtagtagtagtcttCATCACATGATCTCGATGATCTTGATCTTGATGATGATCATGATCAGACACCCAGAAATCTTCTCTGCTGGAATTTGACCTGAGATTACTGTAAGAGGAAGATCTCCCTAGTTGCCTCGACAAGCTCTTGCACTTTCTTAACAACAGGTTGATCTTCTTCATtctttattactattattactgaTCAGAGAAGattatatatgtttaatgatATATATCATGATCAGGAGGAGCAGAGGCTTGATGTATACtcagaatttatatatatatatataagaagtaTATAGTGATGATATAGAGAGGTATGGCTAGCTGGGATTGGGTGCAAAGTCGTTGTTTTTCGGTGGTGGGATTGGTAGAAGTAGTGTGTGGGGTAGAATATGTTTACATATAATAAGAGAGAGAAGGGCACAAGGCTCTTGTCATGTATAGTATACTACGTACATCATcacccatatatatatttatattattgtaCGTACGTACTACTAttactatatattatatattattcatataattaataatttcaacacacatgtatatatatatttctttcataaataatgatatgtgcacttaaAATATATACACTCAAATATTATACACAATGATGTGTCACTGTTTTTTTAAAACAGTGGATCACAGTTTTGATAAATGTGATTAGCTAGGTCAAACTgtcacatcactgtgtgtaatgtttgagtgtatattttgggtgtacatatcattactcatcaTTTATAGATACACTTATTGTGGTTGGTTCTTGGTTGGCATATATAACAggtttttaatttataaaaaaattaggtcattaaatatatattaatggaATATAGGGTAtagttattaaaaatatttttattaggtgatcatatttaaaaaaacatTCAATTGCATGTAATAATCACACCAACCACTTATATTGTAACATACATACTCgacaaatatatataaagtattattgattaattatttttatatttgtcattaattactaaaatatacactacacttatatatatattagtaatgATTAAGATAATAGCATATgcaaataatgataataatatagtTTAATTATGTCACTATATATAGTTCCAAGTTTCAACATTGGAAAAGACAAATGCAAGGAATGAAAACATGAGTCATTATTAGAATTAAAATGTAAAAGGCATATtattaaacatatattatatataaataaacaaattttttatattataataatttgGTGCATGCATATATaggtaattaaatttaaatttaaatttaagatATGCATGGATGAGAAATTGGAAAAGTAGGATgagataattatatatatatataatagtatttatttaaaattttgggtGGCTCTAAGAAACTCGTGCCAATGTACAGTACTTCTTCAGTGCTTGGATTCCGTTTCCATGGTTAGGGTTTCCCCAAACATTTTGCTTGTGGGGCTCCTAATAACACCTCATCATGCTGCCTAGCTAATTGTTATAACCAATTAATGAATAACATCAACTCATTAGATTTTTCTTTTTGATTCATTTCATTCCTTTTTTATTTAACCAGTACTAACAACCATATTATTAATTCTCATTTATTTAAACATGTATGTAGTTTGAAATACTAATTTTTGATGAACTTATTTTGTAGGATGAGAGGAAGAAAAAAATGGAAACTTCCTTAGAGATGTATATAAAATCAACTCCAAACATATTGAATCCGACTTAGTCAAAATAATTAGGATAAAATTATTGAAagtaatatatatacatatatatattttcaaggtCCAAAGAGATAGAGATTGATGATCAGCTTAA is a window of Humulus lupulus chromosome 4, drHumLupu1.1, whole genome shotgun sequence DNA encoding:
- the LOC133828828 gene encoding auxin-responsive protein SAUR76 codes for the protein MKKINLLLRKCKSLSRQLGRSSSYSNLRSNSSREDFWVSDHDHHQDQDHRDHVMKTTTTATPTRNATIFVGSSRKRYVISTKYLSHPLLAALLEKSKVAGRKGNDDVLVVKCEVVLFDHLLWMLENADPVTLASDSLEELAALYVF